The following proteins are co-located in the Cupriavidus pauculus genome:
- a CDS encoding 3-hydroxylaminophenol mutase, with amino-acid sequence MAQSVADVMKLVKENDVKFVDFRFTDTKGKEQHVSVPTSHFDEDKFESGHAFDGSSIAGWKGIEASDMLLMPDSGTAYIDPFYEEPTLVLTCDVIEPSDGKGYDRDPRSIAKRAEAYLKSTGLGDTAFFGPEPEFFIFDGVTWNIDMQGCSVKIQSEEAPWSSAKEFEHGNSGHRPGKKGGYFPVAPIDTFQDMRSEMCLILESLGIPVEVHHHEVAGQGQNEIGTKFSTLVQRADWTQLQKYVIQNVAHTYGKTATFMPKPVVGDNGSGMHVHQSVWKDGQNLFAGNGYAGLSEFALYYIGGIIKHARALNAITNPGTNSYKRLVPGFEAPVKLAYSARNRSASIRIPYVANPKGRRIETRFPDPLMNPYLGFSALLMAGLDGVMNKIHPGEAADKNLYDLPPEEDAKIPTVCSSLDQSLEYLDNDREFLTRGGVFSNSMIDAYIELKMEEVTRFRMTTHPIEFDIYYSL; translated from the coding sequence ATGGCGCAGAGCGTTGCAGATGTGATGAAGCTCGTGAAGGAAAACGACGTCAAGTTCGTCGACTTCCGCTTCACGGATACCAAGGGCAAGGAACAGCACGTCTCGGTTCCGACGTCGCACTTCGACGAAGACAAGTTCGAAAGCGGCCACGCCTTTGACGGTTCGTCCATCGCCGGCTGGAAGGGTATCGAAGCGTCGGACATGCTGCTGATGCCGGATTCGGGTACCGCCTACATCGACCCGTTCTATGAAGAACCGACCCTGGTCCTGACCTGCGACGTGATCGAACCGTCGGACGGCAAGGGCTACGACCGCGACCCGCGCTCGATCGCCAAGCGCGCCGAGGCCTACCTGAAGAGCACCGGCCTGGGCGACACCGCCTTCTTCGGTCCGGAACCCGAGTTCTTCATCTTCGACGGCGTGACCTGGAACATCGACATGCAGGGCTGCTCGGTGAAGATCCAGTCGGAAGAAGCACCGTGGTCGTCGGCCAAGGAATTCGAGCACGGCAACAGCGGCCACCGTCCGGGCAAGAAGGGCGGCTACTTCCCGGTCGCCCCGATCGACACGTTCCAGGACATGCGTTCGGAAATGTGCCTGATCCTGGAATCGCTGGGCATTCCGGTTGAAGTGCACCACCACGAAGTGGCTGGCCAGGGCCAGAACGAAATCGGCACGAAGTTCAGCACGCTGGTGCAGCGCGCCGACTGGACGCAACTGCAGAAGTACGTGATCCAGAACGTCGCGCACACCTACGGCAAGACCGCCACGTTCATGCCGAAGCCGGTGGTGGGCGACAACGGTTCGGGCATGCACGTCCACCAGTCGGTGTGGAAGGACGGCCAGAACCTGTTCGCGGGCAACGGCTACGCCGGCCTGTCGGAATTCGCGCTGTACTACATCGGCGGCATCATCAAGCACGCCCGCGCGCTGAACGCCATCACCAACCCGGGCACGAACTCGTACAAGCGCCTGGTGCCGGGCTTCGAAGCCCCGGTGAAGCTGGCCTACTCGGCCCGCAACCGCTCGGCCTCGATCCGCATCCCGTATGTGGCCAACCCGAAGGGCCGCCGCATCGAGACGCGCTTCCCGGATCCGCTGATGAACCCGTACCTGGGCTTCTCGGCGCTGCTGATGGCCGGCCTGGACGGCGTGATGAACAAGATCCACCCGGGCGAAGCCGCCGACAAGAACCTGTACGACCTGCCGCCCGAAGAAGACGCGAAGATCCCGACCGTCTGCTCGAGCCTGGACCAGTCGCTGGAGTACCTGGACAACGACCGCGAGTTCCTGACCCGTGGCGGCGTGTTCTCGAACTCGATGATCGACGCCTACATCGAACTCAAGATGGAAGAAGTCACGCGTTTCCGCATGACGACGCACCCGATCGAGTTCGACATATACTACTCGCTGTAA